In Calothrix sp. PCC 7507, one DNA window encodes the following:
- the bcp gene encoding thioredoxin-dependent thiol peroxidase, with amino-acid sequence MSNIPEVGQPAPDFSTPDQNETLLSLGDFSSQWVVLYFYPKDDTPGCTTEAKDFTELNQKFSELGAKILGVSPDSGKSHGKFINKHNLSITLLSDPEHLLTEAYGAWRLKKFMGKEYMGVARSTFLIAPNRIIAYTWPNVKVKSHAQQVLTKLQELAATSQSAE; translated from the coding sequence ATGAGCAACATTCCCGAAGTTGGACAACCAGCGCCTGATTTCTCCACTCCTGACCAAAACGAAACCCTTCTCAGTCTGGGTGATTTTAGCAGTCAGTGGGTTGTGCTTTATTTTTACCCCAAAGATGACACCCCTGGCTGTACCACCGAAGCCAAAGACTTTACAGAGTTAAATCAAAAGTTCAGTGAACTGGGAGCCAAAATCTTAGGTGTGAGTCCAGATTCCGGGAAATCACATGGCAAATTTATCAACAAACATAACTTATCAATCACCCTCCTCAGTGACCCCGAACATTTGCTCACAGAAGCTTATGGCGCTTGGCGATTGAAAAAGTTTATGGGTAAAGAATATATGGGCGTGGCTCGGTCAACTTTTCTCATTGCGCCCAATAGAATTATTGCTTATACATGGCCAAATGTGAAAGTGAAAAGTCATGCTCAACAAGTCTTAACTAAACTACAGGAATTAGCAGCCACATCTCAAAGTGCTGAGTAA
- a CDS encoding RDD family protein: protein MQPQSPQYAGFWTRFLAAFIDGIILYIIGAIVGFIFGFVYAAVLRTTEGLQGIAFVLGVLIGWLYYASMESSAQQATLGKQALGIIVTDIDGKQISFARATARHFSKWISAIILLIGYILAAFTEKKQALHDMIAGTLVVKK from the coding sequence ATGCAACCGCAATCACCGCAATACGCTGGTTTTTGGACAAGATTTTTAGCAGCCTTCATAGATGGAATTATCTTATATATTATTGGGGCGATCGTTGGCTTTATTTTTGGGTTCGTCTATGCTGCTGTTTTAAGAACCACTGAAGGTCTACAAGGTATCGCCTTCGTTTTGGGAGTTTTGATTGGCTGGCTTTATTATGCCTCAATGGAGAGTTCTGCTCAACAAGCTACCCTTGGTAAACAAGCATTGGGGATTATCGTCACTGATATTGATGGTAAACAAATCTCTTTTGCTAGGGCTACAGCTAGGCATTTTTCTAAGTGGATTTCTGCGATCATCTTACTGATTGGCTATATCTTGGCAGCGTTTACCGAGAAAAAACAAGCGCTGCACGATATGATTGCTGGTACTTTGGTGGTGAAGAAATAA
- a CDS encoding NINE protein, which produces MLTKRKSRSVAAILAFSGTLTISGLHKFYLGQPLWGLLYVLLSWTPIPKVASAIEGVWYLALDEEAFDRNFNLGKSLVKHSPQVGNQVLVVADAVRELDALRQDGLISEYEFEQKRRQLLDQIS; this is translated from the coding sequence ATGTTAACCAAACGAAAAAGTCGCAGTGTTGCCGCTATTCTAGCTTTTTCTGGCACGCTGACAATTTCAGGATTACATAAGTTTTATTTGGGACAGCCTTTGTGGGGCTTGTTGTATGTTCTGCTGTCGTGGACTCCTATTCCTAAGGTAGCTAGCGCTATTGAGGGAGTTTGGTATTTAGCACTAGATGAAGAAGCTTTTGATCGGAATTTTAATCTGGGTAAGTCGCTAGTCAAACACTCACCACAGGTAGGTAATCAAGTACTAGTGGTGGCTGACGCTGTGCGTGAGTTAGATGCACTGCGTCAAGATGGACTGATTTCTGAGTACGAATTTGAGCAAAAACGCCGCCAGCTGCTAGACCAAATTTCTTGA
- the lepB gene encoding signal peptidase I produces the protein MTPHNSDLKEAPASSKAWRGWQENLTLVAIALVLAFLIRTFIAEPRFIPSDSMLPTLHTGDRLVVEKISYHFHPPATGDIIVFQPPAELQRRGYPQDQAFIKRVIGEPGEVINVSNGKVYLNGQPLKEDYIAEPPNNPYPPVKVPEDEFFVMGDNRNDSNDSRYWGFLPRKHIIGRAAFRFWPLDRIGFI, from the coding sequence ATGACTCCTCACAACAGCGATCTTAAAGAAGCCCCTGCATCGTCGAAAGCATGGCGTGGTTGGCAGGAAAATCTGACTCTAGTGGCGATCGCCTTGGTTTTGGCATTCCTGATCCGGACTTTTATTGCCGAACCTCGTTTTATCCCCTCTGACTCCATGTTGCCCACTTTACATACAGGCGATCGCCTAGTGGTGGAAAAAATCTCCTACCATTTCCATCCTCCCGCAACTGGGGATATTATTGTTTTTCAACCACCGGCAGAACTGCAACGCCGGGGATATCCTCAAGACCAAGCCTTTATTAAGCGGGTAATTGGTGAACCAGGAGAGGTAATTAATGTTAGTAACGGCAAAGTTTATCTCAACGGCCAACCCTTAAAAGAAGATTATATTGCTGAACCACCAAATAATCCTTATCCCCCAGTGAAAGTCCCTGAAGACGAATTTTTCGTCATGGGAGACAACCGCAACGATAGTAATGACTCCCGTTATTGGGGCTTTTTACCCAGAAAACATATCATTGGTCGCGCCGCCTTTCGCTTTTGGCCGCTCGATCGCATCGGGTTTATTTAA
- a CDS encoding DUF1825 family protein: MGFFDSEIVQQEAKQLFDDYQALIKLGNSYGKFDREGKKLFIEQMEAMMDRYRIFMKRFELSEDFMAQMTMEQMKTQLGQFGITPQQMFDQMNITLQRMKTELEKQA, translated from the coding sequence ATGGGATTCTTTGACTCTGAGATAGTTCAACAAGAAGCGAAACAGCTGTTTGACGATTATCAAGCATTAATCAAGCTTGGTAACAGCTACGGTAAATTTGACCGCGAGGGCAAAAAGCTGTTTATTGAACAAATGGAAGCCATGATGGATCGCTATCGCATCTTTATGAAGCGCTTTGAGCTTTCCGAGGACTTTATGGCGCAAATGACTATGGAGCAAATGAAAACTCAGCTAGGTCAATTTGGGATCACCCCACAACAAATGTTTGACCAGATGAATATCACCCTACAGCGGATGAAAACTGAGTTAGAAAAACAAGCATAG
- a CDS encoding ComEA family DNA-binding protein → MNNWLPLNPKLQKLRNRLLNDPYYRLQSGEEIAMAIKLGIQIDANQATVDDWLRLPGLSIHQARSLVELSRSGVKFYCVEDIAVALAIPVQRLEPLKPLLSFIFYDEESLINPTQIVNPNTATVEKLAQVPFIDLSLAQAVVQNRLSAGPYGNLVDFQRRLSLSGDAIAQLMYYLRF, encoded by the coding sequence ATGAACAACTGGCTACCTTTAAATCCCAAGTTGCAAAAACTCCGAAATCGGCTGCTCAATGACCCTTATTATCGGCTACAGTCTGGGGAAGAAATTGCAATGGCGATCAAACTGGGTATCCAGATTGATGCTAATCAAGCAACTGTGGATGATTGGTTACGCCTACCTGGTTTGTCAATTCACCAAGCGCGATCGCTTGTGGAACTTTCCCGCTCTGGTGTTAAATTTTATTGTGTTGAAGATATCGCTGTAGCTTTGGCGATACCCGTGCAGAGGCTAGAGCCGTTAAAGCCGCTGTTAAGCTTTATTTTCTATGACGAAGAATCTCTAATTAATCCTACGCAGATAGTTAACCCCAACACCGCCACGGTTGAGAAACTGGCGCAAGTACCATTTATTGATTTGTCTCTCGCTCAAGCGGTGGTGCAAAATCGTCTATCAGCTGGCCCATATGGTAATTTAGTTGATTTCCAGCGTCGGTTGTCGTTATCTGGTGATGCGATCGCACAGTTAATGTATTATCTCCGGTTCTAA
- a CDS encoding RDD family protein, giving the protein MSLCISPLCSKPQNPDNILFCQACGSELLLEGRYRVIHTLGEGGFGKTYEVSEARNNIPKVLKVLINNQQKAVELFQREAEVLSFLNHPGIPKVETNAYFVYFPRNRPEPLHCLVMEKIEGLDLQEYIRQRENRPIDQKLAVQWLSEIVNILQQVHSQNFFHRDIKPSNIMLRAEGGLALIDFGTARQVSGTYMAKQPQGQVTGIISVGYTPQEQLNGQAVPQSDFFALGRTFVYLLTGKEPNHSAIYDSYTDELRWRNYAPHISPPLADLIDQMMARFAGQRPTNTQEILQRLSAIDRPEIKQPPEPPVIDPPPPPDYEYAGFWRRLVADLIDQVILIFSSAIIASGSVNEVSSSSADQDALVGSLFIFIYIFVAAGYGPGLESSLLQATIGKKMMGIIVTNLNGNKISFGQAFARHISKFISYLTLGVGYIMVGFTQKRQTLHDQIAGCLVVKKR; this is encoded by the coding sequence ATGAGCCTCTGCATAAGTCCCCTTTGTTCCAAACCTCAAAATCCTGACAATATCCTGTTTTGTCAAGCTTGTGGCTCAGAGTTGCTTCTAGAAGGTCGTTATCGGGTAATACACACACTAGGTGAGGGCGGCTTTGGTAAAACTTACGAGGTGAGCGAAGCTCGAAATAACATCCCAAAAGTTCTTAAAGTATTAATTAACAATCAACAAAAAGCAGTTGAACTATTTCAGCGAGAAGCAGAAGTTCTGAGCTTTCTCAATCATCCAGGGATTCCCAAAGTAGAAACGAACGCTTACTTCGTCTATTTTCCGAGAAATCGTCCAGAGCCACTACACTGCTTGGTGATGGAGAAAATTGAAGGTCTGGATTTGCAGGAGTACATCAGACAAAGAGAGAATCGCCCCATAGATCAAAAATTAGCTGTGCAATGGTTGAGTGAAATAGTAAATATCCTACAACAAGTACACAGTCAGAACTTTTTTCACCGAGATATCAAACCTTCCAATATTATGCTCAGAGCAGAAGGAGGTTTAGCACTGATTGATTTTGGCACAGCGCGGCAAGTCTCAGGAACTTACATGGCTAAACAGCCGCAAGGTCAGGTGACAGGAATTATTTCGGTAGGCTACACTCCACAAGAGCAATTGAATGGTCAAGCAGTACCACAATCTGATTTTTTTGCATTAGGACGCACATTTGTGTATCTGCTGACAGGGAAAGAACCCAATCACTCAGCAATTTATGACTCATACACTGATGAGTTGCGTTGGCGCAACTATGCTCCCCACATTTCGCCGCCTTTAGCAGATTTAATCGATCAGATGATGGCACGCTTTGCTGGTCAGCGACCAACAAATACGCAAGAAATTCTACAACGTTTGTCAGCAATTGACCGCCCTGAGATTAAACAGCCTCCTGAACCGCCTGTGATTGATCCTCCACCACCTCCAGATTATGAGTATGCAGGTTTTTGGAGAAGGTTAGTTGCAGACTTAATCGATCAAGTGATTTTAATTTTCAGCAGTGCCATCATTGCTTCTGGTTCTGTCAACGAAGTCTCAAGCTCATCAGCAGATCAAGATGCATTAGTTGGGTCTTTATTTATATTTATTTATATTTTTGTTGCGGCTGGATATGGACCTGGGCTAGAGTCTTCTTTGTTACAAGCAACAATTGGTAAAAAAATGATGGGTATTATTGTTACCAACCTCAATGGTAATAAAATATCCTTTGGTCAAGCTTTTGCTAGACATATTAGCAAGTTTATTTCATATCTAACCTTGGGTGTGGGCTACATAATGGTAGGCTTTACTCAAAAAAGACAAACCCTGCACGATCAAATAGCTGGTTGTTTAGTAGTTAAAAAACGTTAG
- a CDS encoding ATP-binding sensor histidine kinase, giving the protein MTALTTTAYPIHGYRITEQIYASNKTLVYRAIREQDQQSVILKLMRTDNPNFTEIAQFRNQYTITRNLNISGIVKPLSLESYHNGYALVMEDFGGISLKDWQIQNPVSLNEFFPIAIAITTILEKLHCERIIHKDIKPANILIHPTTGEIRLIDFSLAALLPKGIQYLINPNVLEGTLAYISPEQTGRMNRGIDYRSDFYSLGITFFELLTGILPFSSNDPMELVYSHLAKQAPKVSCINSNIPTTFSDIISKLIAKNAEERYQSSQGLKHDLEICQKQWQATNNINAFQLGLRDLSHHFVIPEKLYGRQNEVETLIASFQRVRGGKSEIALISGFSGVGKTSVINEVHKQILSQRSYFIKGKFDQFQRNIPLSALVQALRDLVEQILLETDAQLHEWQTKILAALGTQGYVITEIIPELEKVISKQPPVAELSGSAHHNRFNLLLYKFIHVFTSKEHPLVIFLDDLQWADIASLKFIELLMNQSTSSSLSINLDEINIDNSGLLVIGAYRNNEVSHTHPLYLALKKITQAGINVYTIYLPPLTQNDLNKLITDTLCCRETYAVTLTQMVFAKTKGNPFFATQFLKSLHDDGLILLNYDLGYWQYNISEIQKITLTDDVLEFIINKIKKTPTSTQELLKLAACIGNEFDLKTLAIVYKKSLIDTVYELRIALLEGLILFHSNSYNLILEPDKYENISIPNTENTELLNESRTIKYRFVHDRIQQAAYSLISQKQKKYIHLKIAVLLLSNTPIPQREEKILEIVNQFNIAVELITDPIQRHELAAMNLTAGRKALASTAYSDAVQYLTIGMELLQSDCWDVQYQLTLALHETAAEATYLSGNFKQMEQLIEIVLIQAKTLLDRAKVYEVKVEAYKAQGLSFEAIKTGIEVLNLLGMPFPEQPTPTDIAAELQKVQLAFVGKKTEDIVNLPHLTDPTKLTLMRMFGRLLPISYASNPLIFSLIALKQVNLSFIYGNCDASSVAYAVYAVICWNLLDDFRSCYRLGQLALNLLEIFHPRESMCITIFVINNFTIHWQEHLKKTLNSLINAYSIGLETGDLEQAAYSLYMYSEHSFFLGKNLLELEKEMSNSHVKITQLNQEIPLQLHAINWQTVLNLLNSENLCCLDGKAYNEQIMLPILKKIGNKIAIFYLHLEKLFLCYLFENYSQAWENANCAKDYLDTVPAKFVVVIFYFYSSLSALGIYPDKNKNEQKFILELVSSNQQKIKQWAGNAPMNFLHKFYLVEAELNRVIGNNLDAMEFYDRAIALAQKHDYIHEAALANELAAKFYLQWDKQRFAKTYMVDAYYGYVRWGALAKVQDLQNRYSELLPTIIQQENLNNKTQLQTDITIHDAVIKSTLTTSKNVTNSSTTSISDILDLEAVIKAYQLLSEKIELQELISKLIELVMENAGASKCVLILNENNNSALTVTAVSTSSHSQATHTEFSSIQLESSENVPITVINYVKRTQEILVIDDTEAQAYLATDIYIKHKKPKSLLCIPMINQKKLLGILYLENNLATRAFTRDRLEVLKLLITQAAISLENAMLYRNLAQANDRLEDYNHTLEEKVAARTTEIYEKNQSLQQAIQELKFTQTKLIQTEKMSSLGQMVAGIAHEINNPINFIHANLVHTSEYVENLLDLINTYQQEYPDSAPLIVQKSEEIDLEFLAEDLPKILDSMKLGSIRIRNIILSLRNFSRLDEAAMKPVDIHEGIDNTLMLLQHRIKKDTTDNQPVTNKQTPEIIIIKEYGHLPLVTCYASQLNQVFMNILNNAIDALEESTVKNSELLTRPQIRICTELVESHTVRIRIFDNGLGIPEAIKEKIFDPFFTTKPIGSGTGLGLSISYQIVVEKHRGKLSCSSTPKEGTEFFIDIPLEQPEN; this is encoded by the coding sequence ATGACAGCATTAACAACCACAGCATACCCCATACATGGCTATCGCATTACCGAACAAATCTATGCAAGTAATAAAACTCTAGTTTATCGTGCGATCAGAGAACAAGACCAACAATCAGTCATTCTCAAGCTGATGCGGACTGACAACCCTAATTTCACTGAAATTGCTCAGTTTCGTAATCAATATACCATCACCAGAAACCTGAATATTTCTGGTATTGTCAAACCCCTGAGCTTAGAAAGCTATCATAACGGCTACGCTTTAGTGATGGAAGACTTTGGTGGCATATCCCTCAAAGACTGGCAAATACAAAACCCAGTTTCTCTAAATGAGTTCTTCCCTATAGCCATTGCAATTACAACTATCCTTGAGAAACTGCATTGTGAGCGTATTATTCACAAAGATATCAAACCTGCCAATATTCTTATTCATCCCACCACAGGTGAAATTAGACTCATCGACTTTAGTCTTGCTGCCCTTTTACCCAAAGGAATTCAATATCTCATTAATCCTAATGTTTTAGAAGGAACTTTAGCTTATATTTCCCCTGAACAAACGGGAAGGATGAATCGAGGCATTGATTATCGCTCTGACTTTTATTCTTTGGGTATCACCTTCTTTGAACTGCTAACAGGTATATTACCATTTAGCAGTAATGATCCAATGGAATTAGTTTACTCTCATCTTGCTAAACAAGCACCTAAAGTCAGTTGTATTAACTCCAATATTCCCACAACTTTCTCTGATATCATCAGCAAGCTCATAGCCAAAAATGCTGAAGAGCGTTATCAAAGTTCTCAGGGGCTGAAGCATGACTTAGAAATTTGTCAAAAACAGTGGCAAGCAACTAATAATATCAATGCTTTTCAGTTAGGATTACGTGATTTATCACATCATTTTGTAATTCCTGAAAAACTGTATGGTCGGCAAAATGAAGTAGAAACTTTAATAGCAAGTTTTCAGCGAGTAAGAGGTGGCAAAAGTGAAATAGCCCTAATCTCAGGATTCTCTGGTGTTGGCAAAACTTCTGTGATTAATGAAGTCCACAAACAGATTCTATCACAGCGTAGTTACTTTATTAAAGGGAAATTTGACCAGTTCCAACGTAATATACCTTTATCAGCGTTAGTACAAGCATTGCGAGATTTAGTTGAGCAAATTCTCTTAGAAACTGATGCTCAACTTCACGAATGGCAAACCAAAATATTAGCAGCATTAGGTACACAAGGCTATGTAATTACTGAAATAATTCCTGAACTCGAAAAGGTTATTAGTAAACAACCTCCTGTTGCCGAACTGTCTGGTAGTGCCCACCACAATCGTTTCAATTTACTGTTATATAAATTTATTCATGTCTTCACCAGCAAGGAACATCCTTTAGTAATATTTTTGGATGATTTGCAGTGGGCAGATATAGCTTCTCTAAAATTTATTGAATTATTAATGAATCAAAGTACATCTTCTAGTTTGTCCATTAATTTAGATGAAATTAATATAGATAATAGTGGCTTACTAGTAATTGGTGCATATAGAAATAATGAAGTTTCTCATACTCATCCCTTGTATTTAGCACTGAAAAAAATTACTCAGGCAGGTATTAATGTCTACACTATCTATTTACCGCCACTAACCCAAAATGATCTAAATAAATTAATTACTGACACTCTTTGTTGTCGGGAAACATATGCTGTCACCTTAACTCAAATGGTATTTGCTAAAACTAAAGGCAACCCATTTTTTGCAACTCAATTTCTTAAGTCTCTTCATGATGATGGACTAATTTTATTAAACTATGATCTGGGTTATTGGCAGTATAATATTTCTGAAATACAAAAAATAACTCTTACTGATGATGTTCTGGAATTCATAATCAATAAAATCAAAAAAACTCCTACTAGCACTCAAGAATTATTAAAGCTTGCTGCTTGTATTGGAAATGAATTTGATCTAAAAACTCTTGCTATTGTCTATAAAAAATCTTTAATAGATACAGTCTATGAGCTACGGATAGCATTATTAGAGGGACTAATTTTATTTCATTCTAATTCTTATAATTTAATATTAGAGCCAGATAAATATGAAAATATAAGTATTCCTAACACGGAAAACACAGAATTACTAAATGAGTCTCGAACAATTAAATATAGATTTGTACACGATCGGATACAACAAGCTGCATATTCTCTAATTTCTCAAAAACAAAAAAAGTACATTCATTTAAAAATTGCAGTATTACTGTTAAGTAATACTCCAATTCCCCAAAGAGAAGAAAAGATTTTGGAGATAGTTAACCAGTTTAATATAGCAGTAGAACTGATCACCGATCCAATCCAGCGTCATGAGCTAGCCGCAATGAATCTTACTGCTGGACGCAAAGCTTTAGCATCGACAGCTTACTCAGATGCGGTTCAGTACTTAACCATTGGTATGGAACTTTTACAATCTGATTGTTGGGATGTTCAATATCAGCTTACCTTAGCCTTACATGAAACTGCCGCAGAAGCTACATATCTCAGTGGCAATTTTAAGCAGATGGAACAGCTAATAGAGATAGTTTTAATCCAAGCTAAAACACTATTAGACAGAGCCAAAGTATATGAAGTCAAGGTAGAAGCTTACAAAGCACAAGGTTTGAGTTTTGAGGCAATTAAGACAGGTATAGAAGTATTAAATTTACTGGGTATGCCTTTTCCTGAACAGCCAACTCCCACAGATATTGCAGCGGAATTACAGAAAGTACAGTTAGCTTTTGTCGGAAAAAAGACTGAGGATATAGTTAATTTACCGCATCTTACTGATCCCACAAAATTGACGCTGATGAGGATGTTTGGGCGACTTTTACCTATTAGTTATGCTAGTAATCCTCTCATATTTTCTTTAATAGCTCTCAAACAAGTAAATTTATCTTTTATTTATGGTAATTGTGATGCATCATCTGTAGCTTATGCAGTTTATGCAGTAATTTGTTGGAATTTGCTAGATGATTTTCGTTCATGTTATCGCTTAGGACAACTAGCATTAAATTTATTAGAGATTTTTCATCCGAGAGAGTCAATGTGCATAACAATTTTTGTGATCAATAATTTCACAATACATTGGCAAGAACATCTCAAGAAAACTTTAAATTCTTTAATAAATGCATACTCAATTGGTCTGGAAACTGGCGACTTAGAACAAGCTGCTTACTCTTTATATATGTATTCTGAACATTCCTTTTTCCTAGGCAAAAATTTATTAGAGCTAGAAAAAGAAATGAGTAACTCTCATGTAAAAATTACCCAATTGAATCAAGAGATTCCGCTACAATTGCACGCAATCAATTGGCAGACAGTATTGAATCTCTTAAATTCTGAGAACCTATGCTGTTTAGACGGCAAAGCTTATAATGAACAAATTATGTTGCCTATTCTAAAAAAAATTGGTAATAAGATTGCTATTTTTTATCTACATTTAGAAAAATTATTTCTTTGCTATCTATTTGAAAATTATTCGCAAGCTTGGGAAAATGCCAACTGTGCTAAAGATTATTTAGATACAGTACCAGCTAAATTTGTTGTTGTTATTTTCTATTTCTATAGTTCTCTATCTGCCTTAGGAATTTATCCAGACAAAAATAAAAACGAACAGAAATTTATTTTAGAATTGGTATCTAGTAATCAACAAAAAATTAAACAATGGGCAGGAAATGCTCCTATGAATTTTTTACATAAGTTCTATTTAGTAGAAGCAGAGCTAAATCGAGTTATTGGTAACAATTTGGATGCTATGGAATTTTACGATCGCGCAATAGCTTTAGCTCAAAAACACGATTATATCCATGAAGCAGCTTTAGCTAACGAACTAGCTGCTAAATTCTATTTGCAATGGGATAAACAGAGGTTTGCAAAAACTTATATGGTTGATGCTTACTATGGCTATGTCCGTTGGGGTGCATTAGCTAAAGTCCAAGATTTACAAAACCGCTATTCCGAATTATTACCGACTATCATCCAGCAAGAAAACCTGAATAATAAAACTCAACTTCAAACTGATATCACTATTCATGATGCTGTTATTAAATCTACTTTAACGACTAGTAAAAATGTTACTAACTCTAGCACCACTAGCATTTCTGATATCCTAGATTTGGAGGCTGTGATTAAAGCTTATCAACTACTTTCTGAAAAAATAGAACTGCAAGAACTTATTTCTAAATTAATCGAACTAGTTATGGAGAACGCAGGAGCATCTAAGTGTGTTTTGATTTTAAACGAAAATAATAACTCAGCGTTAACTGTTACTGCCGTCAGTACTAGTTCACATTCTCAAGCTACTCATACTGAGTTCTCATCAATTCAGTTAGAGTCTAGCGAAAATGTTCCTATAACTGTAATTAACTATGTCAAACGAACGCAAGAAATATTAGTGATTGATGATACAGAGGCTCAAGCTTATCTAGCAACAGATATTTATATTAAGCATAAAAAGCCGAAAAGCCTTCTTTGTATTCCAATGATTAATCAAAAAAAATTACTTGGCATTTTATATTTAGAAAATAATTTAGCAACGCGAGCATTCACACGCGATCGCCTAGAAGTTCTCAAACTTTTGATTACCCAAGCAGCAATATCCCTAGAAAATGCGATGCTTTACAGAAATTTAGCACAAGCTAACGATCGCTTGGAAGATTATAATCATACCTTAGAAGAAAAAGTTGCAGCTAGAACTACAGAAATTTATGAAAAAAATCAAAGTTTACAACAGGCTATTCAGGAGTTAAAGTTTACCCAAACTAAATTAATTCAAACTGAAAAAATGTCTTCTTTAGGGCAAATGGTAGCTGGAATAGCCCACGAAATTAATAATCCCATCAATTTTATTCATGCTAATCTTGTGCATACCAGTGAATATGTTGAAAATTTACTAGATTTAATTAATACATATCAGCAGGAATATCCTGATTCTGCACCTCTGATTGTCCAAAAATCTGAAGAGATTGATTTAGAATTTTTAGCAGAAGATTTGCCAAAAATTCTAGATTCTATGAAGCTTGGAAGTATACGTATTCGTAACATTATTTTGAGTTTACGCAACTTCTCTCGCTTAGATGAAGCGGCAATGAAACCTGTAGATATTCATGAAGGAATTGATAATACTTTGATGCTTTTACAGCATCGTATCAAAAAAGATACCACGGATAATCAACCAGTTACTAATAAACAAACACCGGAAATTATAATTATTAAAGAATATGGACATCTTCCATTAGTGACTTGTTATGCTAGTCAACTTAATCAAGTATTTATGAATATCTTGAATAATGCGATTGATGCTTTGGAAGAATCAACAGTTAAAAACTCTGAATTATTGACTAGACCTCAAATTCGCATTTGTACTGAACTAGTAGAATCTCATACTGTGAGAATCCGGATATTTGATAATGGTTTGGGAATACCAGAAGCAATAAAAGAAAAAATATTTGACCCATTTTTTACTACTAAGCCAATTGGCAGTGGTACTGGGTTAGGCCTGTCTATTAGCTATCAGATAGTTGTAGAAAAGCATAGAGGTAAATTAAGCTGTTCTTCTACTCCTAAAGAGGGAACAGAGTTTTTCATAGATATACCATTAGAGCAACCAGAAAATTAA